Proteins from a genomic interval of Vreelandella profundi:
- the pyrC gene encoding dihydroorotase: MDTVTLTRPDDWHLHLRDDGALKAVVGHTAAQMGRAIIMPNLTPPVTTTAQALDYRQRILDALPAGSTFEPLMVLYLTDTTPPEEIERAAQSGIVKAVKLYPAGATTNSDSGVTDLAHCDAAIAMMVKVGMPLLVHGEVTDAQIDIFDREEVFIEKVMKPLLGRHPMLKVVFEHITTQQAAEFVAQAPDNVAATITAHHLLFNRNKMLVGGIRPHYYCLPILKREQHRQALLKAAASGSHKFFLGTDSAPHAQGAKESNCGCAGAYTAPAAIELYAMAFDEMNALDKLEAFASLNGPRFYGLSPNADSITLERREWRLPESYPYAEGEQIVPLLAGEALSWAIKA; the protein is encoded by the coding sequence GTGGATACTGTAACTCTGACCCGCCCAGATGATTGGCATCTTCATTTACGCGACGATGGCGCACTAAAAGCCGTGGTAGGCCATACCGCCGCTCAGATGGGACGCGCAATTATCATGCCCAATCTAACGCCGCCTGTGACTACGACTGCTCAAGCGCTTGACTACCGCCAGCGTATTTTAGACGCATTGCCAGCGGGTAGCACTTTCGAGCCGTTGATGGTGCTGTATCTCACCGATACCACGCCGCCCGAGGAAATTGAGCGTGCTGCGCAAAGCGGTATTGTAAAGGCAGTGAAGCTGTACCCCGCTGGCGCCACGACCAACTCCGATTCTGGTGTCACCGATCTGGCGCACTGCGACGCAGCAATTGCCATGATGGTGAAGGTGGGTATGCCTTTGCTGGTGCATGGCGAGGTGACCGATGCGCAAATTGATATTTTTGACCGTGAAGAAGTGTTCATTGAGAAGGTGATGAAACCATTGCTGGGGCGTCATCCTATGTTGAAGGTAGTGTTTGAGCATATCACCACCCAGCAGGCGGCCGAGTTTGTCGCTCAAGCACCGGATAATGTGGCCGCCACTATTACGGCGCATCATCTGCTGTTTAATCGTAATAAAATGCTGGTGGGCGGTATTCGCCCGCACTATTACTGCCTGCCCATTTTGAAGCGTGAGCAGCATCGTCAGGCGCTGTTAAAAGCCGCAGCGAGCGGTAGTCATAAGTTCTTCCTCGGCACCGATAGCGCGCCTCATGCGCAGGGTGCTAAAGAGTCAAACTGTGGCTGTGCCGGTGCTTACACGGCGCCCGCAGCCATTGAGCTTTACGCTATGGCTTTTGACGAGATGAATGCGCTGGACAAGCTGGAAGCCTTTGCAAGTCTTAATGGCCCGCGTTTTTACGGTCTTTCGCCAAATGCTGACAGCATAACGCTGGAGCGGCGTGAGTGGCGTTTGCCTGAAAGTTACCCTTATGCGGAGGGCGAGCAAATTGTTCCGCTGTTAGCGGGCGAGGCGCTGAGCTGGGCAATCAAGGCGTAG
- a CDS encoding 3-hydroxybutyrate dehydrogenase, which translates to MPSQATTTPRVALVTGTSSGIGAAVVEHFCKLGHQVLAVDFNPAGKAVAEKAGAAFYEADLSDPDACRGAVAEAVKRFGSVDILVNNAGIQHVASIETFPEDKWRQIIDLMLTAPFLLTQAAWPHMRQKGWGRIVNVASIHAQVASPGKAAYISAKHGMIGLTKTAALEGGEQGITANAVCPAYVKTPLVDNQIADQAKLNNMDEQDVVEKIMLKQAAIKRLIEPEEVAQLIAYLISDAAGAVTGSSFNIDLGWTAH; encoded by the coding sequence ATGCCTTCTCAAGCGACTACCACGCCGCGTGTTGCGTTGGTAACCGGCACTAGTAGCGGTATTGGTGCTGCTGTGGTGGAACATTTTTGCAAGCTAGGGCACCAGGTGCTCGCGGTAGATTTTAACCCGGCGGGAAAGGCTGTTGCGGAAAAAGCGGGCGCTGCGTTTTATGAAGCCGACCTAAGTGATCCGGATGCCTGTAGAGGTGCGGTCGCTGAGGCGGTTAAGCGTTTTGGCAGTGTCGATATACTGGTCAATAATGCGGGTATTCAACATGTCGCCTCCATCGAGACATTCCCTGAAGATAAGTGGCGCCAGATCATCGATTTAATGCTGACCGCACCATTCTTGCTGACCCAGGCAGCATGGCCGCACATGCGTCAAAAGGGCTGGGGACGAATTGTTAACGTGGCGTCAATCCATGCGCAGGTGGCGTCACCGGGAAAAGCGGCTTACATCAGTGCTAAGCACGGCATGATTGGTTTGACTAAGACCGCTGCGCTTGAAGGCGGGGAGCAGGGTATTACCGCAAACGCAGTTTGCCCTGCCTATGTGAAAACGCCGCTAGTGGATAATCAGATTGCCGACCAGGCCAAGCTGAATAATATGGATGAGCAGGACGTCGTCGAAAAAATCATGCTAAAACAGGCCGCGATTAAGCGCTTAATCGAGCCTGAAGAGGTTGCCCAACTAATCGCTTATCTGATCTCTGATGCTGCGGGCGCCGTCACCGGCTCTAGTTTTAATATTGATCTAGGCTGGACGGCGCACTAA
- a CDS encoding ATP-binding protein, translating to MQTALPLPLSTPNRNLVRLTMVRGITWTGFLIAIIVGVELLAFDLPVIPVVGVVIAMGTLNIATWWRLGRPRAVTHIEYLLHLLADVTGLTLLFYFSGGSTNPFITYYLVPITIAAATLPWRHAWIIAVCSMAGYTFLMFSYHPIHQLGHINSDNLLSLHVLGMWLNFGLSAGLVTFFIYKMAHALRSRDQALSRTREAALRNEQVLAVATQAAGTAHELGTPLSTMAVLLKEMQDDAPISSVLHEDIVLLRQQVDVCKSRLQNLVLNADRRRMAEPEVLDAETWLAGVVQRWLVLRPDVNHQFSVAEKRGRPWLAVDATLDQALTNLLNNAADANPDQVAIRLDWQADNVVIDIRDHGPGVAMSIADQLGETFVSTKSKGMGIGLFLTHATINRFGGGVSLYNHPEGGTLTEVTLPRCAAPN from the coding sequence ATGCAAACCGCCCTTCCTCTTCCGCTGTCCACCCCCAACCGTAACTTGGTGAGACTCACCATGGTACGCGGCATCACCTGGACAGGCTTTTTAATCGCCATCATTGTCGGCGTTGAGCTGCTGGCCTTCGACTTACCGGTCATTCCGGTAGTCGGCGTAGTGATTGCTATGGGAACGCTTAACATTGCCACCTGGTGGCGTCTCGGGCGCCCTCGCGCGGTGACGCATATTGAGTACCTGCTGCACCTGCTCGCGGATGTAACCGGCTTGACGCTGCTGTTTTACTTTTCGGGTGGCTCTACCAATCCCTTTATTACCTATTACTTAGTACCGATTACCATTGCGGCGGCCACACTGCCCTGGCGCCATGCCTGGATCATTGCCGTGTGTTCAATGGCCGGCTATACGTTTTTAATGTTCTCTTATCATCCTATTCATCAGCTGGGCCACATCAATAGCGATAACCTGCTTAGCCTGCACGTGCTCGGCATGTGGCTGAATTTCGGCCTATCGGCTGGGCTAGTCACCTTCTTTATTTATAAAATGGCCCATGCGCTACGTAGCCGTGACCAGGCGCTGTCACGTACGCGGGAAGCCGCGCTGCGAAACGAACAGGTTCTTGCAGTGGCGACTCAAGCCGCGGGCACTGCGCATGAGCTGGGAACACCGCTGTCTACCATGGCCGTTCTGCTTAAAGAAATGCAAGATGACGCCCCTATCAGCTCAGTGCTACATGAAGACATCGTGCTACTACGCCAGCAGGTAGACGTGTGCAAATCACGCTTACAAAATTTAGTGTTGAATGCTGACCGTCGGCGGATGGCTGAACCGGAGGTGCTCGACGCTGAAACATGGCTAGCCGGAGTGGTACAGCGCTGGCTAGTGCTGCGGCCAGACGTGAACCATCAGTTTAGCGTGGCCGAAAAGCGCGGGCGCCCTTGGTTAGCAGTCGATGCCACGCTTGACCAAGCGCTCACGAACCTACTCAATAACGCCGCTGATGCAAACCCAGACCAAGTTGCGATCCGCCTAGACTGGCAGGCCGATAACGTGGTGATTGATATTCGCGACCATGGCCCCGGCGTTGCAATGTCAATTGCCGACCAGTTAGGCGAAACGTTTGTGTCTACTAAAAGTAAAGGGATGGGGATCGGCTTATTTTTAACCCATGCCACCATTAACCGCTTTGGCGGCGGCGTGAGCCTGTACAATCATCCTGAAGGAGGTACGCTGACAGAAGTGACGCTACCTCGCTGCGCGGCGCCAAACTAA
- the mtnN gene encoding 5'-methylthioadenosine/S-adenosylhomocysteine nucleosidase produces MKRIGIIGAMAQEVDALVSQLEDAERYEHAGFVFHTGKRYGLEIIVLLSGIGKVNAAVGTAILLERHQPNAVINTGSAGGFAADLAIGDVIISDEVRHHDVDAVVFGYEIGQVPGMPAAYLADTRLRGIARNAIASLGEVQVREGLIATGDAFMADPARVDATRAQFPTMLAVEMEGAAIAQTCHLYQCPFVVIRALSDIPGSGDNHLSFDQFLAMAADHSSRMVDQMLKQLGNAA; encoded by the coding sequence GTGAAGCGCATTGGTATTATTGGCGCGATGGCGCAAGAGGTTGATGCCTTGGTCAGCCAGCTAGAAGACGCCGAACGCTATGAGCACGCAGGCTTTGTCTTTCATACGGGCAAACGCTACGGCCTTGAGATCATCGTACTGCTCTCGGGTATTGGCAAAGTAAACGCCGCCGTAGGTACGGCAATTTTGTTAGAACGCCATCAGCCCAATGCCGTCATTAACACCGGCTCAGCAGGCGGGTTTGCTGCCGACTTAGCTATTGGCGATGTCATTATTTCAGATGAAGTACGCCATCACGACGTTGATGCCGTGGTATTTGGCTACGAAATAGGCCAGGTGCCGGGCATGCCCGCTGCTTATCTCGCAGATACGCGGCTTCGCGGCATTGCTCGTAACGCTATCGCCTCGCTAGGCGAAGTGCAGGTTCGTGAAGGCTTGATTGCTACCGGCGACGCCTTTATGGCAGATCCTGCCCGCGTAGACGCTACTCGCGCTCAGTTTCCAACGATGCTGGCCGTCGAGATGGAGGGCGCTGCCATTGCGCAAACGTGCCATCTTTATCAATGCCCGTTTGTGGTCATTCGCGCCCTCTCTGACATTCCCGGCAGCGGTGACAACCATCTTTCGTTTGATCAGTTCTTAGCAATGGCCGCCGATCACTCGTCAAGAATGGTCGATCAAATGCTTAAACAGCTAGGCAACGCCGCTTAA
- a CDS encoding response regulator transcription factor: MPTQEQRLLIIDDDEMFCHVLNRALTRRGYSVIVAHDAEQAIAMAAQHLPTMATLDLKLENSSGLKLLPELLAISPHCRIVVLTGYSSIATAVEAIKLGAANYLCKPVDADDVLVAFEHQGGDPDIELADNPPSINRITWEHIQKVLQEHDGNISATARALGMHRRTLQRKLQKRPVRR; this comes from the coding sequence ATGCCAACTCAAGAGCAACGCCTGCTGATCATTGATGACGACGAAATGTTTTGTCATGTATTAAATCGCGCGCTCACCCGGCGCGGCTATAGCGTGATTGTTGCTCACGATGCGGAGCAGGCGATTGCGATGGCCGCGCAGCATTTACCCACCATGGCAACGCTTGATCTAAAGCTTGAAAATAGCTCTGGCCTCAAGCTGCTGCCTGAGCTATTGGCTATCTCGCCTCATTGCCGCATCGTTGTGCTGACCGGCTACTCCAGCATTGCTACGGCGGTAGAAGCCATTAAACTCGGCGCTGCTAACTATCTGTGTAAACCGGTCGATGCCGACGATGTATTGGTTGCGTTTGAACATCAAGGCGGTGATCCCGATATTGAACTGGCGGACAACCCTCCCTCGATTAACCGCATCACCTGGGAACATATTCAGAAAGTGCTGCAAGAGCACGACGGCAATATATCTGCCACCGCTCGGGCACTAGGCATGCACCGCCGCACTCTTCAACGTAAGCTTCAAAAACGTCCGGTACGTCGTTAG